Proteins encoded by one window of Chryseobacterium aquaeductus:
- a CDS encoding peroxiredoxin family protein codes for MNNKKLKIFAVVIPILFIGLMIYLFTNFQNKKTKVEVLQTIPTFSATDINGKSVTQNNISKGNKLLVYFDTNCEFCHAEMEALSKINYLHKDVQWVMFSSQSIEEIRKFATKYSLQNAENIQWCTDPKAEVYSKFAMKGIPYFLGYNSENKLVHRSTGAINIEKVLASFDEKK; via the coding sequence ATGAACAACAAAAAATTAAAAATATTCGCCGTTGTTATTCCAATATTATTCATTGGGTTAATGATTTACTTGTTTACCAATTTTCAAAACAAGAAAACAAAAGTAGAAGTATTGCAAACTATTCCTACATTTTCTGCAACAGATATTAACGGCAAAAGTGTAACGCAAAATAATATTTCTAAAGGGAATAAATTACTGGTTTATTTCGATACAAACTGCGAATTTTGCCATGCCGAAATGGAGGCTCTTTCGAAAATAAATTATCTTCATAAAGACGTACAATGGGTTATGTTTAGTAGCCAAAGCATAGAAGAAATTAGAAAATTTGCCACAAAATACAGTTTACAAAATGCTGAAAATATACAGTGGTGTACAGATCCAAAAGCAGAAGTTTATTCTAAATTTGCTATGAAAGGAATACCTTATTTTTTAGGATATAATTCTGAAAATAAATTAGTTCACAGAAGTACAGGAGCTATCAATATAGAAAAAGTTTTAGCGAGTT